From Candidatus Binataceae bacterium, the proteins below share one genomic window:
- a CDS encoding NAD(+)/NADH kinase codes for MSAKQSIASIGLVVRRDPPSAAIALATELVGWIKSRNLVAMTAPGVAAAIGARAAEPAEIVQTADLIVVLGGDGTLLGIARLLGARETPILGINLGGLGFLTEVHVDEALQTLSRVIAGDYEVDRRIALEAVVERENGEAAAHFRALNDVVIAKRELGRMLDLHVVADHKTFCSYRADGLIVATPTGSTAYALSAGGPIVFPNLRVLVLAPICPHTLSNRPVVLPDAFELELRVKSDDHGAMLTCDGQESAQLGPADLIRVHRAKHPVSLVRSAHAYFEIWRDKLRWG; via the coding sequence GTGTCGGCGAAGCAATCCATAGCCTCGATCGGCCTCGTTGTGAGGCGCGATCCGCCGTCCGCCGCGATTGCGCTCGCAACTGAACTCGTCGGCTGGATAAAATCCCGCAACCTCGTAGCGATGACGGCGCCTGGCGTCGCCGCCGCGATTGGTGCGCGCGCGGCAGAGCCGGCAGAGATAGTGCAGACCGCCGATCTGATTGTCGTGCTCGGCGGCGACGGCACGCTGCTCGGAATCGCGCGCCTGCTCGGCGCGCGCGAGACGCCCATCCTTGGGATCAATCTCGGCGGCCTTGGCTTCCTTACGGAAGTTCACGTCGACGAGGCCCTGCAGACCCTCAGCCGGGTCATCGCCGGCGACTACGAAGTCGATCGTCGGATCGCGCTCGAAGCTGTGGTGGAGCGTGAAAACGGGGAAGCCGCCGCGCACTTCCGCGCGCTCAACGATGTCGTGATCGCCAAGCGCGAGCTGGGCCGGATGCTCGATTTGCACGTCGTCGCCGATCACAAGACCTTTTGTTCGTATCGCGCCGACGGCCTGATCGTGGCGACGCCGACCGGCTCGACCGCCTATGCCCTGAGCGCCGGCGGCCCGATCGTCTTCCCCAATCTGCGCGTCCTGGTCCTTGCGCCGATCTGCCCGCATACCCTGAGCAATCGACCGGTCGTGCTGCCCGATGCGTTCGAGCTCGAACTGCGCGTGAAGTCGGACGATCACGGCGCGATGCTGACCTGTGACGGTCAGGAGTCGGCGCAGCTCGGACCCGCAGATCTGATTCGTGTCCATCGCGCGAAGCATCCGGTTTCGCTGGTCCGCTCCGCTCATGCCTATTTTGAAATCTGGCGCGACAAGCTGCGCTGGGGGTGA
- a CDS encoding type IV secretion system DNA-binding domain-containing protein, translating into MWSGGRQAASWQAYATGARMNARFVLVWLKLCIFSWLAATLGLVWYWTGWYFRDFGHQLFIPWFAAWALTRLGLPLIQPTLPYQGKRYPYQVLYAFLNGKHFYQHSFGEWVVHYWRWGLAGPALVTIAAVMLLRRKGSDARHVRGLRLIESRELSGAIESSNARGIFRVPVMRRLASRDDGAIHVADVPIPPELEPQHFLVTGKTGSGKSNFIRQTLRQIEARGGTAVVLDPDAEYISEFHRPERGDVILNPLDERCPAWSPWAELRAESFRMDAEALAQSLIPDAPNSFAQSGADRFFRRSGRTTLVSIFETAKPRTADTITQLLTLPRDRLKQALKGTAAEPLIDPGAHDQGAGIVAMVTNATNPFRFLPPEEPGRPTWSAVEWAKQRSGWLFLTSTEDSRAAALPLQNVWLDCLVRQLLTSDLSLSNEQVWIVIDELGALDYQGQLENLVVRGRKRGLCVALGFQAVSQLHSIYGRDRTVTLLSAPATKLILRSDEAETAEWASRTLGQREVVRLQMTTLTGPSLYRDGFNLQPHQTLERVVLPSEIQKLPALEGYLCIAGYDRARVKMQWAEPRRNAPAFTLRRSADAVQPALTGTRESKVASSQAGTPGKSASDGGWG; encoded by the coding sequence ATGTGGTCGGGCGGACGGCAGGCGGCGAGCTGGCAGGCGTATGCGACCGGGGCGCGGATGAACGCGCGCTTCGTGCTGGTCTGGCTCAAGCTCTGTATCTTCTCATGGCTCGCGGCGACCCTCGGGCTGGTTTGGTACTGGACCGGATGGTATTTCCGCGACTTCGGCCACCAGCTCTTCATTCCGTGGTTCGCCGCGTGGGCGCTGACCAGGCTCGGCCTGCCGCTAATTCAGCCTACCCTGCCGTACCAGGGCAAGCGCTATCCGTATCAGGTCCTCTATGCGTTCCTGAACGGGAAGCATTTCTACCAGCACTCGTTCGGCGAATGGGTGGTCCATTACTGGCGCTGGGGCCTGGCCGGGCCGGCGTTGGTGACGATTGCGGCGGTCATGCTGCTGCGGCGCAAAGGCTCCGATGCGCGTCACGTGCGCGGCCTGCGGTTGATCGAAAGCCGCGAACTGTCCGGAGCGATCGAGAGTTCGAACGCGCGCGGAATCTTCCGCGTGCCCGTGATGCGGCGGCTGGCGAGCCGCGATGACGGCGCGATCCACGTCGCCGACGTGCCGATTCCGCCGGAGCTGGAGCCGCAGCACTTCCTGGTCACCGGCAAGACCGGCTCGGGCAAGTCGAACTTCATCCGTCAGACGCTCCGCCAGATCGAGGCGCGCGGCGGGACGGCCGTCGTGCTCGATCCCGATGCCGAGTACATCTCGGAGTTCCACCGGCCCGAGCGCGGCGACGTGATTCTGAACCCGCTCGACGAGCGCTGCCCGGCATGGTCACCGTGGGCGGAGCTCCGGGCCGAGAGCTTCCGCATGGACGCCGAGGCGCTGGCGCAATCGCTGATTCCCGACGCGCCCAACAGCTTCGCCCAGAGCGGGGCGGACAGGTTCTTTCGGCGCTCCGGCCGGACGACCTTGGTCAGCATCTTCGAGACGGCTAAGCCGCGGACCGCGGATACCATCACGCAACTGCTCACCCTGCCGCGCGACCGGCTCAAACAAGCGCTCAAGGGTACGGCGGCGGAGCCGTTGATCGATCCCGGCGCGCACGACCAGGGCGCGGGGATCGTGGCGATGGTCACCAACGCGACTAACCCATTCCGCTTCCTGCCGCCCGAGGAACCTGGCCGCCCAACATGGAGCGCCGTGGAGTGGGCAAAACAGCGAAGCGGCTGGCTCTTCCTGACCTCGACCGAGGATTCGCGCGCAGCGGCGCTGCCCCTGCAGAACGTCTGGCTCGACTGTCTCGTTCGGCAGCTTTTGACTTCGGACCTCAGCCTTTCGAACGAGCAGGTCTGGATCGTGATCGATGAGTTGGGCGCGCTGGACTATCAGGGCCAGCTCGAAAACCTCGTCGTGCGCGGGCGCAAGCGCGGCCTCTGCGTAGCGCTCGGCTTCCAGGCGGTTTCACAGTTGCATTCGATTTACGGGCGCGACCGCACGGTGACGCTGCTTTCGGCGCCTGCCACCAAGCTGATTCTGCGCTCAGACGAGGCCGAGACGGCGGAATGGGCCAGCCGCACGCTCGGGCAGCGCGAAGTCGTTCGTCTACAGATGACGACGCTGACCGGGCCGTCGCTGTATCGCGACGGCTTCAACCTGCAACCCCATCAGACGCTGGAGCGCGTGGTGCTGCCGTCTGAGATTCAGAAGCTGCCGGCGCTCGAGGGCTATCTCTGCATCGCCGGCTACGACCGCGCGCGCGTCAAGATGCAGTGGGCGGAGCCCAGGCGAAACGCGCCCGCCTTTACCCTTCGCCGCAGCGCTGACGCGGTTCAACCGGCGCTGACAGGAACGCGCGAGTCGAAAGTCGCAAGTTCGCAAGCGGGCACGCCGGGCAAATCGGCGAGTGACGGCGGCTGGGGGTAA
- the ssb gene encoding single-stranded DNA-binding protein, translating into MSLNKVMVIGHLGQDPEVRYTPAGLPVVNFSVATDEQYTDNDGKRHERTEWHRVVVIGKLALTCNEYLKKGRQVFVEGRLHNREFETRDDGRKQRRTEIVAIRVQFLGAPPAEKVEDCTVATDPVLSVESEIPF; encoded by the coding sequence ATGTCGCTCAACAAGGTAATGGTTATCGGGCACCTCGGGCAAGACCCGGAAGTCCGGTACACGCCCGCCGGCCTGCCGGTCGTAAACTTCTCGGTCGCGACCGACGAGCAGTACACCGACAACGACGGCAAACGCCACGAGCGGACGGAATGGCACAGGGTCGTGGTCATCGGAAAGCTCGCGCTGACCTGCAACGAGTACCTCAAGAAGGGACGGCAGGTTTTCGTCGAGGGCCGATTGCACAACCGCGAATTCGAAACCAGGGACGACGGACGCAAACAGCGCCGCACCGAAATCGTCGCGATTCGCGTCCAATTCCTCGGAGCGCCCCCGGCGGAGAAGGTTGAAGACTGTACTGTCGCGACCGACCCTGTCTTGTCCGTTGAATCCGAGATTCCATTTTGA
- the recN gene encoding DNA repair protein RecN, with the protein MLTELRIRNFAVIEEAALVFGPGLNVLSGETGAGKTILMTALGLLLGGRASPDLIRSGAKEAVVEGIFELDGETPPPGLEEWLNEESPRELLVRRVIAESGRTRVTINDQLATVQALARAGLPLVQIYGQHEQQALLQRDNHLTILDRHAGLEQALAEYANLYERVRQLNARRSELERREREGAELLEVARFRAHELERAELVAGEDETLAAERLLLANATKLADAAEAVDQLLYAGDGAVVDIVAKAETRLAEAAALDPRLRAPRDLLGGARANLAEAAHAISAYAARLEADPARLDQVDARLNELARLKRKYGGTLAAALSTLERLRIEIAELEALGENRAALEADFAQALATLASAAHKLSARRAQSGAELARRMNAELKTLGMRSAVFEPRLSPRAADGSGLVSDGVALGPAGGDAVEFYLAPNLGQPAMPLARIASGGELSRMMLALKRLEAQRRGVATLIFDEVDAGIGGAVAEIVGRKLKQLARFHQILCVTHLAQIAAFGDGHFVIEKEERRGVTRSRVVTLAPNDRPAEIARMLGGDETNDKFLRAARELIDHAGV; encoded by the coding sequence ATGCTGACCGAGCTGCGCATCCGCAACTTCGCGGTGATCGAAGAAGCGGCACTCGTCTTCGGGCCTGGCCTCAACGTGCTCTCGGGCGAAACCGGCGCCGGCAAAACGATCCTGATGACGGCGCTGGGCCTGCTGCTCGGCGGCCGCGCCTCGCCCGACCTAATCCGCAGCGGCGCGAAGGAGGCGGTGGTCGAGGGTATCTTCGAGCTCGACGGCGAGACGCCGCCTCCGGGCCTTGAGGAGTGGCTCAATGAGGAGAGTCCGCGCGAGCTGCTCGTGCGGCGCGTGATCGCGGAGAGCGGGCGCACCCGTGTCACGATCAACGACCAGCTCGCGACCGTGCAGGCGCTCGCCCGCGCCGGCCTCCCATTGGTGCAGATCTATGGGCAGCATGAGCAGCAGGCGCTGTTGCAGCGCGATAATCACCTGACGATTCTCGATCGGCACGCCGGACTCGAGCAGGCGCTGGCAGAGTACGCGAACTTGTACGAACGAGTGCGCCAGCTCAACGCACGTCGGAGTGAACTTGAACGGCGCGAACGGGAAGGCGCCGAGCTGCTTGAAGTTGCGCGCTTCCGCGCGCACGAACTCGAACGCGCCGAACTGGTCGCAGGCGAGGACGAGACGCTCGCAGCCGAGCGCCTGCTGCTCGCCAACGCCACGAAACTCGCCGATGCGGCAGAAGCGGTCGACCAGTTGCTCTATGCGGGTGACGGCGCGGTGGTCGACATCGTGGCGAAGGCCGAGACGCGGCTGGCGGAAGCTGCGGCGCTCGACCCGCGGCTGCGGGCGCCGCGGGATCTGCTCGGCGGCGCGCGCGCCAATCTCGCAGAGGCGGCGCACGCGATTAGCGCCTACGCCGCCCGCCTCGAGGCGGATCCCGCGCGGCTCGATCAGGTCGACGCGCGGCTCAACGAACTCGCGCGGCTCAAGCGCAAGTATGGCGGGACACTCGCCGCGGCGCTCTCGACGCTTGAGCGCTTGCGCATCGAGATCGCCGAGCTCGAGGCTCTTGGAGAGAATCGCGCCGCGCTCGAGGCTGACTTCGCGCAAGCACTCGCGACCCTCGCGAGCGCCGCGCACAAGCTCAGCGCCCGCCGGGCCCAAAGCGGCGCGGAACTGGCCCGCCGCATGAACGCCGAGCTGAAGACTCTCGGGATGCGCAGCGCGGTCTTTGAACCACGCCTGTCGCCGCGAGCCGCCGACGGCAGCGGACTCGTCAGCGATGGCGTCGCGCTGGGACCCGCGGGAGGCGACGCGGTCGAGTTCTACCTCGCGCCCAATCTCGGGCAGCCGGCGATGCCGCTGGCGCGGATCGCCTCGGGCGGCGAGCTGTCGCGCATGATGCTCGCGCTCAAGCGGCTCGAGGCGCAGCGTCGCGGCGTCGCGACGCTCATCTTTGACGAAGTTGACGCCGGTATCGGCGGGGCGGTCGCCGAGATCGTCGGGCGCAAGCTCAAGCAGCTCGCGCGTTTCCATCAGATTCTCTGCGTGACGCATCTGGCGCAGATCGCGGCCTTTGGCGACGGCCATTTTGTCATCGAGAAGGAGGAGCGGCGCGGGGTAACCCGTAGCCGCGTCGTCACGCTCGCCCCGAATGATCGTCCCGCGGAAATCGCCCGGATGCTGGGTGGCGACGAAACCAACGACAAGTTCCTGCGCGCCGCGCGGGAATTAATCGATCATGCCGGCGTCTGA
- a CDS encoding DUF1778 domain-containing protein translates to MDTLTSTEDSGLVRTTSGCYKEQEEVISMPVTVSKTKRIDVRVSPAAKDTLQMAATQVNKTVSQFLLDAGLTAAAETLEDRRSFVLDKQRWNAFLKILDRPAREKHRLARLLAERSALE, encoded by the coding sequence GTGGACACGCTGACGAGCACTGAGGACTCCGGCCTTGTCCGGACAACGTCCGGATGCTATAAAGAGCAAGAAGAGGTGATTTCGATGCCGGTGACAGTTTCAAAAACAAAGCGTATAGACGTGCGGGTCAGCCCCGCCGCTAAGGACACGTTGCAGATGGCCGCAACGCAAGTAAACAAGACGGTGAGTCAGTTTCTTTTAGATGCCGGTCTGACTGCAGCGGCCGAGACCCTCGAAGACCGGCGCTCTTTCGTGCTCGACAAACAGCGATGGAATGCATTTCTTAAGATTTTAGACCGTCCTGCCCGAGAGAAGCACCGGCTTGCCCGGCTGCTAGCCGAGCGGAGCGCCCTTGAGTGA
- the mobF gene encoding MobF family relaxase: MLVMSKGALTAGQAETYYEEKYSRDDYYTEKRRVVGRWFGKGAAELGLGGEVDTKDFRAVLGGLDPSTGEIIVHAAQREGEQRRAGWDATFNAPKSVSVQALVGDDSRLIAAHRRSVERALEELERFAQARIQRGQEWVTTANVVAARFDHIAARPTDAAANDGYGPDPHLHTHVVVMNMTRRPDGAWRGLDPVEIYRSQAFATAVYRAELAREVQKLGYAIVIAGSDGRWELEGYGREQVMAFSLRRQEIERELAKLGVNGAAAAQIAAHRSRLSKDQRDEQALKAEWRERAAAYGIPIERIAAVANNRGTLSNEIDAQKLDEAVRHATAHAVERDAAPDRRELEAFALQHAMGRTVLERVRSAIDAHRSDGRLIDLAADHRHPIGAFTTPRMAALEQDNIALMREGRGQGEAIASADEIRRRTARRGLAADQTSAAGTTLSTRDWLSAIEGRAGAAKTTTVGAIRELARERGWFVRGFGPTSGSVKALSEAGVLARTVASLLENPGVEKHGRELWIVDESSLLATRQVNRLLHLAKVVGVERVVFVGDERQHHAIEAGRPLHQMRQAGMTTVSLTVIRRQRDPQLRHAVELAAAGKLAETISALSEQQRINAIAPPVERYRAIAEDYLRSHQAGQTTLVVSPAIEERTELNQVIREILVERGTVAREGIELATLSNLDLTRAQRAHARHYAAGDVIRFRRGSAKLGVAAGGYATVEALDTKRNLLRIKNESGAIVEYAPGRFRGVEAFRAESRNLAAGDRIQFRAPDRALGVANGELATVVAIDAGQIRLRTDKGREIAATNTRLRHIDYGYASTSHASQGATVDRVIINVDTERSVRLVNRRQFYVSLSRARHDARIYTDNADALARAVGREQLKPTALENLSPAQRRSLPRFKPFDIEEPFAARLKQGVGQDRKLKRSQGIRW; this comes from the coding sequence ATGCTGGTGATGTCGAAAGGCGCGCTGACCGCCGGCCAGGCTGAGACCTACTACGAAGAGAAGTACAGCCGCGACGACTACTACACCGAAAAGCGGCGCGTCGTCGGACGGTGGTTCGGCAAGGGCGCGGCGGAGCTGGGCCTCGGTGGCGAGGTCGATACCAAAGATTTTCGCGCGGTTCTGGGCGGACTCGATCCGAGTACCGGCGAGATCATCGTCCACGCCGCGCAACGCGAGGGTGAACAAAGACGCGCCGGTTGGGACGCGACCTTCAACGCGCCCAAATCGGTCAGCGTGCAGGCGCTGGTCGGCGACGATTCGCGTTTAATTGCGGCGCATCGCCGGTCGGTCGAACGCGCGCTTGAGGAGCTGGAGCGCTTCGCGCAGGCGCGCATCCAGCGCGGCCAGGAATGGGTGACGACCGCCAATGTGGTCGCCGCGCGCTTCGATCACATTGCGGCGCGGCCGACCGACGCTGCCGCCAATGACGGCTACGGCCCCGACCCGCACCTGCATACCCACGTCGTGGTGATGAACATGACGCGGCGGCCGGACGGCGCCTGGCGCGGACTCGATCCGGTCGAAATCTACCGCTCGCAGGCTTTCGCCACCGCCGTCTATCGCGCCGAGCTGGCGCGCGAAGTTCAAAAGCTGGGATACGCGATCGTTATCGCGGGGAGCGACGGGCGCTGGGAGCTGGAGGGCTACGGACGCGAACAGGTGATGGCGTTTTCGCTGCGCCGCCAGGAGATCGAGCGGGAACTGGCGAAGCTGGGAGTGAACGGCGCCGCCGCAGCCCAGATCGCCGCGCACCGCTCGCGCCTTTCCAAGGACCAGCGCGACGAGCAGGCGCTCAAGGCCGAATGGCGCGAGCGCGCTGCGGCGTATGGAATTCCAATCGAGCGTATCGCCGCCGTGGCGAACAACCGTGGAACCCTTAGCAACGAGATCGACGCGCAGAAACTTGACGAGGCGGTGCGCCACGCCACGGCGCACGCGGTCGAGCGCGACGCCGCGCCCGACCGGCGCGAGCTTGAGGCCTTCGCCCTTCAACATGCGATGGGCCGGACCGTGCTCGAACGCGTTCGCAGCGCAATCGATGCGCATAGAAGCGACGGCAGGCTGATCGATCTCGCTGCGGACCATCGCCATCCGATTGGAGCTTTCACCACGCCGCGGATGGCGGCGCTGGAACAAGACAATATCGCGCTGATGCGCGAAGGCCGGGGCCAAGGCGAGGCAATAGCGAGCGCCGACGAGATCAGGCGCCGGACGGCGCGCCGTGGACTGGCCGCGGATCAAACCTCAGCCGCCGGGACCACGCTTTCCACCCGCGACTGGCTGAGCGCGATCGAGGGGCGCGCGGGCGCCGCCAAGACCACCACGGTCGGGGCGATCCGCGAGCTGGCGCGGGAGCGGGGCTGGTTCGTGCGCGGCTTTGGACCGACCAGCGGCAGCGTCAAGGCGCTGAGCGAGGCGGGCGTGCTCGCACGAACCGTGGCGAGCCTGCTCGAAAACCCAGGCGTCGAGAAACACGGCCGCGAACTGTGGATCGTCGACGAGTCGAGCCTGCTCGCCACCCGGCAGGTGAATCGTCTGCTCCACCTCGCCAAGGTGGTCGGAGTCGAACGCGTCGTTTTCGTCGGCGACGAGCGCCAGCATCACGCGATCGAAGCCGGCCGGCCGCTCCACCAGATGCGGCAGGCGGGCATGACGACCGTGTCTCTGACGGTGATTCGCCGTCAGCGCGATCCTCAGCTGCGGCACGCCGTCGAGCTGGCGGCGGCGGGAAAGCTGGCCGAAACGATTTCCGCGCTTTCCGAACAGCAGCGCATTAATGCGATCGCTCCACCCGTTGAACGCTACCGGGCGATCGCCGAAGACTATCTGCGCTCCCATCAGGCTGGACAGACCACGCTGGTCGTGAGTCCCGCCATTGAGGAGCGCACCGAGCTTAACCAGGTCATCCGAGAAATCTTGGTCGAGCGTGGCACCGTGGCGCGCGAGGGCATCGAACTGGCGACGCTCTCGAATCTCGATTTGACTCGCGCGCAGCGGGCGCATGCGCGCCATTACGCGGCCGGCGACGTGATCCGTTTCCGGCGCGGCAGCGCGAAGCTCGGCGTCGCCGCCGGCGGCTACGCCACCGTCGAAGCGTTGGATACGAAACGCAACCTGCTCAGAATCAAAAACGAAAGCGGCGCCATCGTCGAATACGCGCCGGGACGTTTCAGGGGCGTCGAAGCGTTTCGCGCGGAGTCGCGGAACTTGGCCGCCGGTGACCGTATCCAGTTCCGCGCCCCGGACCGCGCGCTTGGCGTCGCCAATGGCGAATTAGCGACCGTAGTCGCGATCGATGCCGGCCAGATCCGGCTTCGCACGGACAAGGGCCGCGAAATCGCAGCGACGAACACGCGGCTCCGCCATATCGATTACGGCTACGCCTCGACCTCGCACGCCAGCCAGGGCGCGACCGTGGATAGAGTAATCATCAACGTCGACACCGAGCGGAGCGTGCGGCTGGTAAACCGCCGGCAGTTCTACGTGTCGCTGAGCCGCGCCCGTCACGACGCCCGCATTTACACCGACAACGCCGACGCGCTGGCGCGCGCCGTGGGCCGCGAGCAGCTCAAGCCGACCGCGCTTGAAAATCTCTCTCCGGCTCAGCGGCGCTCGCTGCCGAGGTTCAAGCCGTTCGATATCGAAGAGCCGTTCGCCGCCCGCCTCAAACAGGGCGTGGGTCAGGATCGCAAGCTCAAGCGGAGCCAGGGAATCCGATGGTGA
- a CDS encoding GNAT family N-acetyltransferase yields MTKAPPEGLSPVHKLSAQDITDPFDCGQEELNRFLKRFALSNQAANAAQTYVTCRTSRVVGYYSLAVGSVQPEESPPRAVRGLARHPVPVMMLARLAVDGSEQGTGIGKALLKDALLRTVQAADIAGIRALVVHAKDENARRWYEQFDFEPSPTDPLHLFLLLKDLKKLLK; encoded by the coding sequence GTGACCAAGGCCCCGCCCGAAGGACTCTCGCCAGTCCACAAGCTGAGCGCTCAGGACATCACCGATCCGTTCGACTGCGGACAAGAAGAGCTCAATCGGTTCCTGAAGAGATTCGCGCTCTCGAACCAGGCGGCCAACGCGGCGCAGACATACGTCACCTGCCGCACGAGCCGCGTTGTCGGCTATTACAGTCTCGCGGTTGGATCCGTCCAACCTGAAGAGTCGCCTCCGCGCGCGGTCAGGGGGCTGGCGCGGCATCCGGTCCCCGTGATGATGCTGGCCAGATTGGCCGTGGACGGGTCCGAGCAAGGAACCGGCATAGGCAAAGCTCTCCTCAAGGACGCCTTATTACGAACGGTGCAGGCTGCGGACATTGCAGGAATTCGCGCCCTTGTCGTGCACGCAAAGGACGAGAATGCGCGCCGCTGGTACGAGCAATTCGATTTCGAACCAAGCCCTACCGACCCTCTTCATTTATTCCTCCTGCTGAAGGACCTGAAAAAGCTTTTGAAATGA
- a CDS encoding site-specific integrase, producing MSVYKRGETYWFKFLFQGQLIRESARTNSKTVAREAERARRRELELAVNRIQRRERMPLFSVAAHQWLDTKASLAVKTVAAYRQYVKSLTKYFGNRLVCDIGLQEIANLQTERKAAGLSARTINYEVHTLRGILKHFSLWSSIADRVRPMKGERQPGRALSREEEARLLAAIRKSNSPALLPLFVLSIDSGLRASEVRALRRGNMNARWKNDEIEEAEIVVPKSKTEAGTGRVVPLTNRAREAIAEWLKLVGEAGPDAFLFPRHGVGFSPGGNKTSMRDVDFGRPIGEWKSAWRRALKISGVKVRWHDLRHTLVSRLAENPAVSEETIRALAGHVSRSMLARYSHIRADAKRAAILALEQQEAASEPSASGTDRGHADEH from the coding sequence ATGAGCGTTTACAAACGAGGGGAAACCTACTGGTTCAAGTTCCTGTTTCAGGGGCAGCTTATCCGCGAATCAGCCAGGACGAACTCGAAGACGGTCGCGCGCGAGGCCGAACGTGCGCGTCGCCGCGAGCTTGAGCTCGCGGTCAACCGCATCCAGCGTCGTGAACGCATGCCGTTATTTTCCGTCGCGGCCCATCAATGGCTTGATACGAAAGCATCTCTTGCGGTCAAGACTGTTGCGGCCTACCGGCAATACGTGAAGAGCCTAACGAAATACTTCGGCAATCGTCTCGTATGCGACATCGGTCTACAGGAAATCGCGAACCTTCAAACAGAGCGCAAGGCTGCGGGCCTATCCGCGCGCACTATAAACTACGAGGTTCACACTCTTAGGGGCATCCTCAAGCACTTCAGCCTTTGGTCGTCTATCGCGGACAGAGTAAGACCCATGAAGGGCGAGCGGCAACCCGGTCGGGCCCTGAGCCGCGAAGAGGAAGCACGGCTTCTTGCAGCGATTCGGAAGAGCAATTCGCCCGCGCTTCTGCCTCTATTTGTGCTATCGATCGATAGTGGCTTGCGTGCGTCCGAGGTACGCGCACTACGACGCGGTAACATGAATGCGAGGTGGAAAAACGATGAGATCGAGGAAGCCGAGATCGTCGTTCCAAAATCCAAAACCGAGGCCGGAACGGGGCGCGTCGTGCCTCTCACAAATCGCGCGAGGGAAGCGATCGCCGAATGGTTGAAACTTGTCGGTGAGGCTGGACCGGACGCATTTCTGTTTCCGCGCCATGGCGTTGGCTTTAGTCCAGGCGGTAATAAAACCAGCATGCGCGATGTAGATTTCGGCAGACCGATCGGTGAATGGAAAAGCGCCTGGCGACGCGCCCTGAAGATCTCCGGCGTCAAGGTTCGTTGGCACGATCTGAGGCACACGCTCGTTTCGCGCCTGGCGGAAAACCCTGCCGTTAGCGAAGAAACGATTCGGGCGCTCGCCGGTCATGTTTCACGTTCGATGCTAGCTCGATACAGCCACATTCGCGCAGACGCCAAGCGCGCAGCGATCTTGGCCTTGGAGCAGCAAGAAGCCGCCAGCGAACCCTCCGCTTCGGGCACAGATCGTGGACACGCTGACGAGCACTGA
- a CDS encoding helix-turn-helix domain-containing protein has translation MLRVAVEVPGNASTTTLSTINIALGRSVVMEHDKTVNQKLGWTLDELANSLGVSVPFLRLEIKRGKLRAAHLGRRIVLLDAEVRRYLAEASDRAA, from the coding sequence ATGTTGCGGGTAGCGGTGGAGGTGCCGGGTAATGCCTCCACCACCACGCTTTCGACGATCAACATAGCCTTGGGGAGATCGGTGGTCATGGAGCACGATAAAACTGTTAATCAAAAGCTCGGTTGGACTCTCGATGAACTCGCGAACAGCCTGGGCGTCTCGGTTCCTTTTCTGCGCCTGGAAATCAAGCGGGGAAAGCTTCGCGCGGCACACCTCGGCCGCCGAATTGTTCTGCTTGATGCGGAAGTGCGGCGGTACTTGGCGGAAGCAAGCGATCGCGCCGCTTAA
- a CDS encoding DUF2274 domain-containing protein, with amino-acid sequence MKLAKLEKQLPSAQVNITLSGRLKAQLDGYAAYYQQIHGEAIGVRRLIVEIVRNFVDSDREFQSWLKRNSRPVAGANGGPAHPAVR; translated from the coding sequence ATGAAGCTCGCCAAACTTGAGAAGCAGCTCCCATCGGCGCAGGTCAACATCACCCTGTCCGGCAGGCTCAAGGCTCAACTCGACGGTTATGCCGCCTACTACCAGCAGATCCACGGCGAAGCCATCGGCGTCCGTCGGCTCATCGTCGAGATCGTGCGCAACTTCGTCGATTCCGACCGCGAGTTCCAATCATGGCTCAAACGAAATTCCAGGCCCGTCGCAGGCGCCAACGGCGGCCCCGCCCATCCGGCAGTGCGGTGA